In Devosia beringensis, a single window of DNA contains:
- a CDS encoding CocE/NonD family hydrolase has translation MPHVDIEPFEIEFVDRFGQKLKADVYLPKGKSGPVPVLLAASPYQKSLRHLPAHWMFASSEYGPIQLYLDEGYAYVILDLPGSGVSEGEWDPWSIAEGNSTHDAIEFIAAQDWSTGKIGMIGQSYFAMSQWNAARTRPPHLTTIVPYDGANDNYRDWMYHGGIPIQGFLGQWMLASVMYQHFAQGHDAFGGGRHKVIPSLINHPFDDDWWHERSPYWGLEKVDIPTFSIGVWGKGPLHLRGNFNGYEKVTGPKKLLVAEPDSFAGAQRLFDQTDFHREELLPWYDYHLKGIDNGVMDKPNVRYFVKNAGRYDAAETWPPAGVSPKTFFLSGAKSDLSLSLNDGTLQQSEPGDEANSTSWTYPDPLWMAGTTTIVNGRPDHTARINTYTTAPFSEENEFTGNGVLEIFASSDQTDFEVFCKLSLMPNGTNNAQKVTQGWLRASHRHEDPSLTRPMRPFHTHDREERVTPHDVVKLRVELLPMSVRVKPGDRLRLELTNADSTALDQPMIHWYGQKVGTDTYGITQNIPPASSFPARCRPDQCVGYQRALVIAAARQIVALKLWSVLSLRVASDLSN, from the coding sequence ATGCCACACGTTGATATCGAGCCCTTCGAGATAGAATTTGTAGATCGATTTGGTCAAAAGCTGAAAGCAGACGTCTACCTGCCCAAGGGTAAATCGGGTCCCGTACCGGTGCTGTTGGCAGCCTCCCCATACCAGAAATCCTTGCGCCACCTCCCGGCCCATTGGATGTTCGCATCGTCGGAATATGGACCCATTCAGCTTTATCTGGACGAGGGCTACGCCTATGTCATTCTGGACCTGCCAGGATCAGGCGTGTCAGAGGGCGAGTGGGACCCCTGGTCGATCGCCGAAGGGAACTCAACGCACGACGCCATCGAGTTTATCGCAGCCCAGGATTGGTCGACCGGCAAAATCGGCATGATCGGCCAATCCTATTTCGCCATGAGCCAATGGAATGCCGCGCGGACGCGTCCACCCCATCTGACCACGATCGTCCCCTATGACGGCGCCAATGACAACTACCGTGACTGGATGTATCACGGCGGCATACCTATCCAGGGCTTTCTGGGACAGTGGATGCTGGCGTCAGTGATGTACCAGCATTTCGCGCAAGGGCATGACGCTTTTGGCGGCGGCCGCCACAAGGTTATCCCCTCTTTGATAAACCATCCTTTCGATGATGATTGGTGGCATGAGCGCAGCCCCTATTGGGGTCTGGAAAAGGTCGACATCCCGACCTTCTCCATAGGGGTGTGGGGCAAGGGACCGCTGCATCTGCGCGGCAATTTCAACGGATATGAAAAGGTCACGGGGCCGAAGAAACTGCTGGTGGCCGAACCCGATAGTTTTGCCGGCGCACAGCGCCTGTTCGATCAAACCGATTTCCATCGGGAAGAACTGCTGCCCTGGTATGATTATCACCTCAAAGGCATCGACAATGGCGTAATGGACAAGCCCAACGTCCGGTATTTTGTGAAAAATGCCGGACGCTACGACGCGGCCGAGACTTGGCCGCCTGCCGGGGTTTCGCCGAAGACATTCTTCCTGTCGGGAGCAAAGAGCGACCTTTCCCTATCGCTCAATGATGGGACGCTGCAGCAATCCGAGCCGGGTGATGAAGCCAACTCGACCAGCTGGACCTATCCAGATCCGCTCTGGATGGCCGGCACCACGACCATCGTAAACGGTCGTCCCGATCACACCGCCCGCATCAACACCTATACGACCGCACCATTCTCGGAGGAGAATGAATTCACTGGGAACGGCGTCCTCGAAATCTTCGCGTCGTCCGACCAGACGGATTTCGAAGTCTTCTGCAAGCTCTCCCTGATGCCAAACGGCACGAACAATGCCCAGAAGGTGACCCAGGGCTGGTTGCGCGCTTCGCACAGGCACGAAGACCCGTCCTTAACTCGGCCAATGCGGCCTTTTCATACCCATGACCGGGAAGAGCGGGTGACGCCACATGATGTGGTAAAACTGCGCGTGGAATTGCTGCCGATGTCGGTGCGGGTCAAGCCCGGTGACCGGTTGCGGCTCGAACTGACGAACGCCGATTCCACGGCGTTGGACCAGCCCATGATTCACTGGTACGGGCAGAAGGTCGGCACCGATACCTACGGCATCACTCAAAACATCCCTCCTGCCTCATCCTTCCCTGCAAGATGTAGGCCGGACCAGTGTGTTGGCTACCAACGCGCACTTGTGATTGCCGCGGCGAGACAGATCGTGGCTTTGAAGCTTTGGTCTGTCTTGTCGCTTCGCGTGGCGAGCGATTTAAGTAATTGA
- a CDS encoding zinc-binding dehydrogenase: MVPVIDRVFPLSEAAEAHRYLDSQQRVGKVLPHSLIAPRICVSFLAPAGSDALRREPSKGSSPTPAAVGLLQTSRLLQTSKGPQPSRNPDPA, translated from the coding sequence ATCGTACCAGTTATCGATCGTGTCTTTCCACTCTCCGAAGCAGCTGAAGCGCATCGGTATCTCGATAGCCAGCAGCGGGTCGGCAAGGTCCTGCCCCATTCCCTGATTGCCCCACGAATATGCGTTTCGTTTCTTGCTCCCGCCGGATCGGACGCGTTGCGGCGCGAGCCGAGCAAAGGCTCGAGCCCGACGCCTGCAGCGGTGGGTCTATTGCAGACGAGCAGGCTTTTGCAGACGAGCAAAGGCCCACAACCTTCGCGCAATCCTGATCCGGCATAG
- a CDS encoding amidohydrolase family protein — translation MKPIEKPLKSLVMGRRSFLSGAAALGVGAGLSAPAIVTRAAAQEISDIALRDQDLSFIGVEETFSTPDLMALNSINQDHIDFLTEIGLADLGQGRIDLMDQAGLNLAILSAHTPAVQNVPGQAGIDFAYRLNKALVDGPMAAYPKRFQAFATLPLQSPEAAADELERTVREDGFVGLLTNGHIGKKFLDHPDFEPVLARAEALNVPIYLHPGYPTAEVFDVYYKTTRPEYTEEYQDYIFSGSGYGWHQEVLTQCVRMIIYGVFDRFPKLQIIVGHMGEGLPFYYERIVNDLGGATENSLKKPLGQYFQDNFWFTTSAFFQDDLLHLLLQHISVDRLMFATDYPFADMKQGTDWFRAVNLPREDKEKIAFRNAEKLFGITV, via the coding sequence ATGAAACCGATCGAAAAACCCCTCAAGAGCCTGGTGATGGGACGCCGCAGTTTTCTGAGCGGCGCAGCAGCACTTGGTGTTGGCGCCGGACTGTCAGCGCCCGCCATCGTCACACGCGCCGCCGCGCAGGAGATATCGGACATCGCCCTGCGCGACCAGGACCTGTCCTTCATTGGCGTGGAAGAGACCTTTTCCACCCCTGATCTGATGGCGCTGAACTCCATCAATCAGGATCACATCGATTTCCTCACGGAAATTGGCCTTGCCGATCTCGGCCAGGGTCGCATCGATCTGATGGATCAGGCGGGGCTCAACCTTGCGATCCTTTCCGCCCATACGCCGGCGGTGCAGAATGTACCAGGTCAGGCGGGCATCGATTTTGCGTACCGTCTCAACAAGGCGTTGGTTGACGGGCCCATGGCCGCTTACCCAAAGCGGTTCCAGGCCTTTGCGACCTTGCCGCTACAGAGTCCGGAGGCCGCAGCGGACGAACTGGAACGTACGGTTCGGGAAGACGGTTTCGTCGGCCTGCTGACCAATGGGCATATCGGGAAGAAATTCCTCGATCATCCCGATTTTGAGCCCGTCCTGGCGCGTGCCGAGGCCCTCAACGTGCCGATCTACCTCCATCCCGGCTATCCTACCGCCGAGGTCTTCGACGTTTATTACAAAACTACACGCCCTGAATACACGGAAGAGTACCAGGACTACATTTTCAGTGGTTCAGGATATGGCTGGCACCAGGAAGTGCTGACTCAGTGCGTCCGAATGATCATCTATGGGGTTTTCGATAGATTTCCCAAACTGCAGATCATTGTCGGCCATATGGGGGAGGGCCTTCCGTTCTATTACGAGCGCATCGTGAACGACCTGGGCGGGGCGACCGAAAACTCACTCAAGAAGCCCTTGGGGCAGTACTTCCAGGACAATTTCTGGTTTACGACCAGCGCATTTTTCCAGGATGACCTTCTCCACCTCCTGCTCCAGCACATCAGCGTGGATCGGCTGATGTTTGCAACCGACTACCCGTTTGCAGACATGAAGCAGGGAACCGACTGGTTCCGCGCCGTCAATCTGCCCCGGGAAGACAAGGAAAAGATCGCGTTCCGAAATGCCGAAAAGCTGTTCGGGATAACGGTCTGA